One Salvia splendens isolate huo1 chromosome 12, SspV2, whole genome shotgun sequence genomic window carries:
- the LOC121756829 gene encoding abscisic acid 8'-hydroxylase 4-like, which yields MQMDKSPPTIIYILLFLATLLYYIFSKKHTKKHKLTPKLPPGSMGWPYLGETLQLYYKDPNIFFSDKLKRYGEIFKTHILGCPCVMLGGPEAARFVLVTNADLFKPTYPKSKEKMIGPSALFFHQGQYHSQIRRLVVNSLSPQSIKRFIPGIQALVISTISSWASSPHPINTFQQMKKFSFEVGILAIFGELEREKKEELKKNYCIVDKGYNSFPTNLPGTAYHKALMARRRLSQILEEIISERKEKKLLDNDLLGHLLNFKNEDGKTLSDDQIADNIIGILFAAQDTTASALTWIVKYLTDHPKLLQAVKSEQKETYLANEKGNKGLTWTQTRSMPLTYKVILESLRMASIVSFTFREAVVDVVYNGYLIPKGWKVMPLFRNIHHNPEFFDEPQNFDPYRFEVAPKPNTFLPFGTGAHSCPGNELAKLEILILIHHLVNELRWEVVGPQDTVEYSPFPVPHKGLRARFWREPNTKEN from the exons ATGCAAATGGACAAATCCCCTCCCACAATCATCTACATCCTACTCTTTCTAGCTACTCTATTGTATTACATCTTCTCCAAAAAACACACCAAGAAGCACAAATTGACACCAAAACTACCTCCAGGCTCAATGGGATGGCCTTACCTCGGAGAAACACTTCAATTATACTACAAAGACCCCAACATCTTCTTCTCCGACAAGCTAAAAAG GTATGGGGAGATATTCAAAACACACATATTGGGGTGCCCGTGCGTGATGCTGGGTGGGCCGGAAGCAGCACGGTTCGTGCTGGTGACGAACGCTGATTTGTTCAAGCCTACTTACCCGAAGAGCAAGGAGAAGATGATCGGCCCCTCCGCCCTCTTCTTCCACCAAGGCCAATACCATTCCCAAATTAGAAGGCTTGTTGTCAACTCTCTCTCCCCTCAATCCATCAAGAGATTCATTCCTGGGATTCAAGCCTTGGTCATCTCCACAATCAGTTCTTGGGCTTCTAGTCCACACCCCATCAACACCTTCCAACAAATGAaaaag TTCTCATTTGAAGTGGGGATTTTAGCGATCTTCGGGGAgttggagagagagaagaaagaagagtTGAAGAAGAACTATTGCATAGTGGATAAAGGCTATAACTCCTTCCCCACAAACCTACCTGGAACAGCATATCACAAAGCCTTGATG GCAAGAAGGAGACTGAGCCAAATACTAGAGGAGATAATAAGCGAGAGGAAGGAGAAGAAGTTGTTGGACAATGATTTGTTGGGGCATCTTCTCAACTTCAAGAACGAGGACGGGAAGACGCTAAGCGACGACCAGATCGCAGACAACATCATCGGAATACTGTTTGCAGCTCAGGACACAACCGCAAGTGCATTAACATGGATTGTCAAATACCTAACCGACCATCCCAAACTATTACAAGCTGTTAAG TCTGAACAGAAAGAAACCTATCTGGCAAATGAAAAGGGAAACAAGGGCTTGACATGGACTCAAACAAGAAGTATGCCACTTACATATAAg GTGATATTGGAGAGCTTAAGGATGGCAAGCATTGTATCTTTTACTTTTAGGGAGGCTGTGGTTGATGTAGTATATAATG GTTATCTAATTCCAAAAGGGTGGAAGGTGATGCCATTATTCAGAAATATTCATCACAATCCTGAATTTTTCGATGAACCACAAAATTTTGACCCTTATAGATTTGAG GTTGCTCCGAAACCCAATACATTTCTGCCATTTGGCACCGGGGCCCACTCTTGTCCGGGAAATGAGCTGGCAAAGcttgaaattttgattttgattcatcATCTGGTCAACGAATTGAG GTGGGAAGTGGTGGGCCCTCAAGATACGGTGGAATATAGCCCGTTTCCGGTACCTCATAAAGGGCTTCGGGCCAGATTTTGGAGGGAGCCCAATactaaagaaaattaa